The genomic segment tatcaattagactttggcctatggctaattttttttatctgtttctgtTATCCTGCtctcatcaaaaatttacggcaatccggaacgttgctcaaaaatgcatttttttttaaattatataaattcaccgcattcattctgcaagtacccaattaaaaaaccacgaagaggactcttaaataatatatttcagcagcatattaacctttgtttgttgaaatcgtacaaagagtcattgaaatattgtcaaattaagccagataggggttgtccgaaatttatttgctagaccttaatgaaagtaccataaagtccctaaaataaaaaaaatatcagaccttcttatattaaATTGGGGGGATGCAGCAAGCCTTCCAGAAGAGCAGAGCTTACAGCCTAATTACTGTTCGGGCCCTCCCCGTGAGTAGCGGCCTACCAGCCGTGAAACCGATTGCTGCGCACCGAAGGCGATCAAAGAGTGAAAAGAAGAGTGCCAATATGCCACATATGCGATCAAGAGAGACGGCCCCTGTGGGCCCAACTCTGACAATAATATCCGTCAATATAGAGGGAATATCAGCTgaaaaagagtatatactttcCGATATGTGCATGTATAACAAATGTGACATCCTCTGCATGCAGGAAACTCATAGAGGACCGGACAACTGCCGCCCTACCATCGAGGGGATGGTACTTATTGCGGAAATACAACACCGCCAGTATGGAAGTGCATTATTTGCCAGACCAGGGATAAGCATTAAATCTGCACATAAAACACACGTGAACAATATCGAAGTCATCACTGTCGAACTCTGTAGCTGCACTGTCACCTCCTTATACAAGCCACCTAATGAAGTCTTTCAGTTCCACAAACCCTTGAACTTCGAAAATCAGCCAGTCCAACTGGTTCTAGGAGACTTTAATAGTCATAGTGAGAGCTGGGGTTACCGAGCTGGAGATGAAAATGGCATCTTAGTGGAGGAATGGGCAGAGTCCTACGGTGTGTCACTTATCCACGATCCTAAGTTACCACCCTCTTTTAACAGCGGAAGGTGGAAGAGAGGCTATAACCCCGACCTTATTTTCGCAAGTGAGAGGATCTCGAAACAATGTATAAAATCAGTATGTGAGGTCATACCCAGAACCCAACACCGACCAATAGTCTGTAAAACATACGCAGCAATCCGGCCACGCACAGTGCCCTTTAGGCGAAGATTCAACTTTGCAAAAGCGGACTGGGAAAGTTACGCCGAAGAACTGGACCACCTTATAGCCGACCTCGAACCCACCTCAGAGAACTACGCTGAGTTTGTTGAACTGGTGAAGCTAGCATCGAGACGACACATACCACGCGGCTGCAGAACTCAATACGTCCCGGGAATGTCTGACGATCTTCAAGAACAAGCAGATGCGTACTATACCTCCTATGCTGCCGACCCCTTTTCCGAAGAAACCCTCTACTTGGGTCATAAGCTTATGGAAGAGATCTCCCAGGCACAGGGGAGAAAATGGAGTGAGCTAGTAGAAAACGTGAATATGACCCATAATAGCAAAAAGGCATGGGCTTTCATCAATCAGCTCAACGGAGATAATAAATCGAGCACATATCACTCTAACATAACCGCCGATCAAATAGCACACCAACTACTCCTAAATGGCAAAACAACAAACCCACGGAAGCCTATTAAGCTTACTCGCCTCCCCTCCGCTCAAGAAAATGACCATCTGAAGGTCCCGTTTTCTATTTCTGAACTAGACGTAGGTATTGGAAAGCTAAAAAACGGGAAGGCATCTGGAATCGACGATGTTAGGGTCGAACAAATCAAACGATTCGGACCCAAGGCCAAACTGTGGCTACTGCAGCTTTTCAATTTCTGCGTCAGTACAACGTCTTTCCCAAAGCTATGGAGGAAATCCCATGTCATTGCTACACTAAAACCAGGCAAAGATCCCGAAGACGCTAAAAGCTATAGACCGATCTCGCTACTCTGCCATACATTCAAGCTGTTTGAACGCCTAGTACTGGAACGAATTACAACTACGCTGAAAGATGTATTCATCGCCCAACAAGCAGGTTTCAGACCAGGTAAATCCCATCACAAGTACTCAACTTGACACAGCACATCGAGGACGGGTTTGAGAAGGGTATGGTGACTGGCGCGGTCTTTGTCGATCTCACAGCGGCATATGACACAATTAACCACAGAAGACTGGTGACTAAGATATACCACACAACTAGGGACTACAGGCTCACGCAAATGATCGCTGAACTATTATCTAACCGAAGATTCTTTGTTTCCTTCGGAGGGCGCAAAAGTAGATGGAGACGTCTCAAAAATGGTCTTCCCCAGGGTAGCGTACTGGCACCAGCACTATTCAACATATATACAAACGACCAACCCATTGAGAAGAACCTACGTCATTTCCTCTTTGCTGATGACCTGGCCTTGACAGCGCAAGAAAAATCTTTCGAGGATGTCGAGGGTGGCCTAGCGAAAGGCCTGGAGTCACTTTCAGAGTACTACCATGAGAACCAACTTCGACCAAACCCAGCTAAAACACAGGTATGCGCTTTCCACCTCAAAAATAGACAAGCAACTAGGCAATTAAACCTTAAATGGGAGGGTTGCAGGCTGGAGCACACTCACGCACCCAAATACCTGGGCATAACGCTGGACAGGTCTCTCACCTACAAAGCACACTGCCTTAACACCAAACAGAAAGTGTCGGCAAGAAATAACATCATCCGCCGGATTACTGGAACCACATGGGGCGCAGCCCCACATACACTCCGTACTACCGCACTTGCACTTAGTTTCTCAGCCGCCGAATACGCATGCCAGGTGTGGAAGAACTCTGCACACACAGGTCAGGTAGATATTGCCCTAAACGAAACCTGTCGCCTAATCACTGGGTGCCTAAAACCTACGAAAGTCGACCATCTATACCAAATGAGCGGTATCGCCCCTCCTCATATCCGTAGAAACGTGGCAACTGCTGTAGAACGCACAAAACAACTGTGCGACTCCCGACACCCACTTCATGTACACACACCCACAACCAGTAGGCTAAAGTCACGCAGGAGCTTTGTCTCAAACTCAGCCCTCGAACACCAAACGGCGAAAGAGGCTCGTCTTATAGCGTGGAAATCGGAGCTCAATGAAGACTCGCTAAGCATTACACCCAACGAGCATCTGCCCCCTGGTGCGAGAGAAAAATGGGCGACCTGGAAATCACTAAATAGATTAAGATCGGGGGTAGGCCGATCTAAAGACAACCTCCTAAAATGGGGAATCAACCCGGGACAAAGTGACGCATATTGTGAATGTGGTGTTATACAAACAACGCAACATATGATGCAATGTTCCCTGTGTCCAGCTAAGTGCACTGCAGAAGACCTTATAAATGCTACCCCCCGAGGGTTGGAGGTGGCAAGATAttggcaaaatattatttagtttataaCTCATGATCCCTTCACACGATAAGAAGTAAGATattaaatagtgcttaccaataccttcagatcatactctcggaaagtcggaacataataatacaaaattatgcacatgtcaacatttagacgaggtttgttttgtccttttacttaacgatacagtccttattggTAAATGTCGACATTCATCTGATTTTCATCACTCTTTATATGCACAGTGGTGAGTATTTattgaaacaaaatacttatGGCTCCTTTATACGATGGCCTAGCGCTGGACAAGATCTAGCGAAGAATCGCCGCACCCTAAGCCATCCGATACCTTTATGTAACTTCTGTAGACGCTGACCAACTTAGTGTAGAAAAGCCTTGGGTGACTAGTCTCGTCTCGATCAATGGCCTCCCGTTAGAAACCCGCTTAAACCCAAATCCTAACAAGTAAGAACTTAACATGAAGGCTTAAttttggtagtgaccctgcctgctaagccgaaggtcctggtttcgaatcccggacGAACACGGATATTTGTTCGTGagttatgtatattatgtatgtatacgtataagtatgtatttatacctatatataagtaggtatgtatatcgtcgcctagcacccacagtacaagGCTTAcgtagtttggggctaggtttaTAAGTGTAAGCAGGTGTCCCCCCaatactaattaatatatttatatttttattttattaatattgtagGCTCTGAAAGTCGTGTTCATGTCTTTATGCTTTTCTTCCAGTCACGTGACTGGGGATGTAGTCCTCACGCTCTGGAGATTCACATCAGCTGTCGCAGCGCGTTTTGTGGACTCTTCTCTAGTCTTATTACGATTGTCCTAATCGTTGTCGCCATCATAATTAGCTTCGTACTCGGCAATATAAAAATCGAGTAAGTATGCAATACTTCATTTTAATACTGATGATATTGAGGATAACGGCTTCATGAGTTTTGGCGTTACATTAGTTACCCTGTTGAAAAATAACTCCGTACCAGTTATCGGAACTGATGGTGCCACACTGCGCGTATCATactaagtaagtattattttttgttaataatcGCTAAAAAATCTTAGTAAACATAAAATTCAATACAATCATTTTAGATTTGTTTGAGTGGCGACTGAATCATATAGCCTATTAACACACCACATCTTAGGTAAGTACGTAATTTTACGAACACATATGAAAATTCTAAAGCATAAAGAATTgtttaaatgcatttttttaggGACTTTCAATACTTCAGCCAATATTTTAGTGACACTGTGAACCTAATACTTCACATAACGATGTTGGTGACTTGTGGAATAGTTTTCTACAAGACGCAATCCCTAGACATCAACAATCATCCGGTTCCGTGGCTGGACGATGTCTTGTTGTATATCTGCGTGCCTGCGTTTTTCCTAGAATCGATGTTGACCGTCATTCCTGCTATCACGGCGCTAAACATAGTAAAATTTTTCGATACTATTATTATGGTGAGTAATCGCAGACGATTATAAATGTTGTAAAGATAATCATTGTCTTTCTTATAtattactagcgacccgccccggcttcgcacgggtactatacctacatgtaaaccttcctctagaatcactctaagtatgtattaaaaaaaaccggccaagtgcgagtcggactcgcccaccgagggttccgtacaaactttcaatggttaaaataatcatactactcatactcatattcatttattcattcaacgccactttacacgtcaagatttgatttaaaaaaataatatttatacatcaataatacttagagaataaatagacagaagattgaaattacaaaaagttcggcaatattcacataaaaaatgcacaaaaatatttttctaattaggtaaataaaacaattgtcataagtgtagaacgggtgctcgaccagccaatttttaagcgataggtacttaaagttcgacacacttaggcgcttcaaccacatattgcggcaatttattatagacggcagggtccatcacatgtgttaatttgaccgtaaattggatttcgccaatttacggtcgatacctactaactttccggcatttcgaatgttgtacttggaacacatgttttgtcacagaatatatgtataatagtacaagtacagaaggctcactcctttgatgttcacaaaatgacgccattctaaattcttacctacattaacaaacggaccgcacgcgagcagccaacattgaatttttctcctctctagctcggaaacacgtgttttgtcctttaataccagcgggtaaaaacgcattttatccactagtgctttaaaattgataaaagtaggtgaatctagtaataaagatcatttaccacctgcggaactactggaagcagtgataaaagacaatcttgcagtacaaaaggcggacttatgctttaaggcattctctactatgttgatctttcttttatgcggggggcttcgccccccgagccctcctttatgtgctcttaagggtctcaagaaaaccctatcccaacttattttaaatactacgttgatctttcttttatgcggggggcttcgcccccgagcccccttattcatgctcttcagagtcacaagaaaaccctatcccaacttactttaaatactacgttgatgtttattttatgcggagggcttcgccccccgagcccccctttatttcctcttaaaggtctcaagaaaaccctatcccaacttattttaaatactatgttgatcttttttttgtggtgggcttcgccccccgagcccctctttacttgctcttaagggtcacaagaaaaccctatcccaacttattttaaatattacgttgatctttcttttttgcggggggcttcgcccccccccccctttgtttactctgaacggtcacaagaaaaccctaacccaacttattttaaatactacgttgatctttcttttttgcgggggcttcgcccccgagcccccctttatttcctctggagggtcacaagaaaaccttaacccaacttattttaaatactacgttgatctgtcttttttgtggagggcttcgatcgcccctgagcccccctttatttgctcttaagggtctcaagaaaaccctatcccaacttattttaaatactactttgatctttttagtagttccagttcatatcttccggctccatcatcagaccttgaaacctaatcgtagtcaaagttcattacaagacttttctaagaaacccaaaaactactatgatacgatgttctatcatgtagttccagttcatatcttccggctccatcatcagaccttgaaacctaatcgtagtcaaagttcattacattttctaagaaacgcaaaaacagctatgatacgatgttacatcatgtagttccagttcatatcttccggcttcatcatcagaccttgaaaccttatcgtagtcaaagttcatttcaagacttttctaagaaacccaaaaactgctatgatacgatgttccatcatgtagttccagttcatatcttccggctccatcatcagaccttgaaacctaatcgtagtcaaagttcattacaagacttttctaagaaacccaaaaacagctatgatacgatgttccatcatgtagttccagttcatatcttccggctccatcatcagaccttgaaacctaatcgtagtcaaagttcattacaagacttttctaagaaacccaaaaacagctatgatacgatgttccatcatgtagttccagttcatatcttccggctccatcatcagatcagttcaacagtaccatattattgtactgtcatcagaactacatacagctgccaattatcattacgctacgatccttggaagatggttaaattagcctccgtagattccattacatagttagttacatacacgacgacctaataaaagcgtgttaatattaatattagcgccatctagctgagcccttcttctgtgtggtactgaggtaagtacgttttattcttagactttatctgtctatacggagttatatatgtctttggctagaagtatagatactctaatgagtattattgtatttagcgccgtctctcggcaaaatttactaagtaatttacgcgacttgagacttgtgcgaacctttaggcatggaaagtcacatgaaaagttgtcgaaactaataatagatggcgctgcatttaaatttcttgactgataactctaatactaaattgaatatactctaaggtagagcagagtctaatacctccgctttacaaaagaccaccagcactagactttactcattgttgtgttcctgccggtgagtaaggcagccagagctcaacgagggtgcggtactccttccttccttccccctccttccttcaatcgtcggcacccaggccccttctaagtacaggtttgtacaagtttctaatgagtcgagtcggcaacgcacatgtgccactccttgagtggcaggcgtccatatgtaacagtcaccgctttccatcaggcggaccgtatgcatgtttgccacctacgtggtacaaaaaagaactctcgacgaattcaccttaaacattaaaaactaaatcaaaatcgattgattcgttcgggagctatgatgccagacagacatgtcaagcgtcaaacctattattattaagtataatatttttgcgttggtggttaaaaacaagaaacctccttcaaaactataataaaacacaactttctatgaaaatcggtaaagtgcgagtcggatttcgacatttccatacaaaaaggtcatgagcgcctgactacactagatttgtactttaaagattttgcgtatattttggaaactataagagatagagcaaatagacttcagattttggttgtcggtggcacaatttttttgttttcgtatatatacaccattttttggacctattagggcaatattatggtcagtgcagttctaaacagtcgtaagcgcctcttttttagtaggaacttaagtcattttggcaaatgcttaaaatttttaacaatttctaaacagaaatgaatttctttctacctgtccatggcgctcacaaaatttcaaaacatttagtaagtacttgcagcggcagtgagtgaaaaatctcaatttgagtttttttctcttaagtccgacttacgcttgactgtagatttctaataggttttcctgtaatctacaggtagagggctatctcgtgtatttttttgaaaattttccgctaagtagtttcggagataaggggggaatggtaattttttgcttattttcttaaattacttctaaattaccgaaataaaaactataaaaaaaatatatttgagatgcttataaaatgctctttcatttga from the Leguminivora glycinivorella isolate SPB_JAAS2020 chromosome 8, LegGlyc_1.1, whole genome shotgun sequence genome contains:
- the LOC125228503 gene encoding uncharacterized protein LOC125228503, with product MQQAFQKSRAYSLITVRALPVSSGLPAVKPIAAHRRRSKSEKKSANMPHMRSRETAPVGPTLTIISVNIEGISAEKEYILSDMCMYNKCDILCMQETHRGPDNCRPTIEGMVLIAEIQHRQYGSALFARPGISIKSAHKTHVNNIEVITVELCSCTVTSLYKPPNEVFQFHKPLNFENQPVQLVLGDFNSHSESWGYRAGDENGILVEEWAESYGVSLIHDPKLPPSFNSGRWKRGYNPDLIFASERISKQCIKSVCEVIPRTQHRPIVCKTYAAIRPRTVPFRRRFNFAKADWESYAEELDHLIADLEPTSENYAEFVELVKLASRRHIPRGCRTQYVPGMSDDLQEQADAYYTSYAADPFSEETLYLGHKLMEEISQAQGRKWSELVENVNMTHNSKKAWAFINQLNGDNKSSTYHSNITADQIAHQLLLNGKTTNPRKPIKLTRLPSAQENDHLKVPFSISELDVGIGKLKNGKASGIDDVRVEQIKRFGPKAKLWLLQLFNFCVSTTSFPKLWRKSHVIATLKPGKDPEDAKSYRPISLLCHTFKLFERLVLERITTTLKDVFIAQQAGFRPGKSHHKYST